In one window of Frigoriglobus tundricola DNA:
- the purE gene encoding 5-(carboxyamino)imidazole ribonucleotide mutase, with protein sequence MTDERPTPNAVAATAAKPRVGVIMGSRSDWGTMQHAVEVLNELQIPCEPMVVSAHRTPDLLFDYAEQAEQRGLEVIIAGAGGAAHLPGMCAAKTVLPVLGVPVESAILRGVDSLLSIVQMPAGVPVGTLAIGKAGAINAALLAASILALKTPSIRESLKAFRAARTQDVLNNPDPREARA encoded by the coding sequence ATGACCGATGAGCGACCGACCCCGAACGCCGTTGCCGCCACGGCCGCGAAGCCGCGCGTCGGCGTCATCATGGGCTCCCGGTCGGACTGGGGCACGATGCAGCACGCGGTCGAGGTGCTGAACGAGTTGCAGATCCCGTGCGAGCCGATGGTGGTGTCGGCGCACCGCACACCGGACCTGCTATTCGACTACGCGGAGCAGGCGGAGCAGCGGGGGCTGGAGGTCATCATCGCCGGGGCCGGCGGGGCGGCGCACCTGCCGGGCATGTGTGCCGCGAAGACCGTTCTGCCGGTGCTCGGGGTGCCGGTCGAGTCGGCCATCCTCCGCGGGGTCGATTCGCTGCTCTCCATCGTGCAGATGCCCGCGGGGGTGCCGGTCGGCACGCTCGCCATAGGGAAGGCCGGTGCGATCAACGCCGCGCTCCTGGCCGCCTCGATCCTGGCACTGAAGACGCCCTCGATCCGCGAGTCCCTCAAAGCGTTTCGCGCGGCGCGCACGCAGGACGTGCTGAATAATCCCGATCCGCGTGAGGCGCGGGCGTGA
- a CDS encoding 5-(carboxyamino)imidazole ribonucleotide synthase, producing MKLGILGGGQLGRMIALAGYPLGAASTVLEPAAGSSAAQVCGQIAGEFDDHRALYELAKVSDVVTFEFENVPVESARWLAERVPVYPPPRALEVSQERLAEKRFFQSLGIPTPPFAGIESEDDYRTAVIEIGLPAVLKTRRFGYDGKGQAVIRTPADADAAWQRLGGRPLILEGFVPFDRELSIIAVRGRNGQIVTYPLIENTHIDGILHRSIAPAPDLGEELTERAAEFASRVLTELEYVGVLTIEWFQDGPRLLANEMAPRVHNSGHWTIEGALTSQFENHARAVGGLPLGRTDAVGFSAMYNFIGTVPQAAAVLANPDAHLHLYGKSSRPGRKVGHVTLRAGSRSELEAKLPEWDSQFARTGEG from the coding sequence ATGAAGCTCGGCATCCTCGGCGGCGGGCAACTCGGGCGGATGATCGCACTGGCGGGCTACCCGCTCGGTGCCGCGTCCACTGTTCTGGAACCGGCCGCCGGTTCCTCCGCCGCGCAGGTGTGCGGCCAGATCGCGGGCGAGTTCGACGACCACCGGGCGCTCTACGAACTCGCCAAGGTCTCCGACGTTGTGACGTTCGAGTTCGAGAACGTGCCGGTGGAATCGGCCCGGTGGCTCGCGGAGCGCGTGCCGGTGTACCCGCCCCCCCGGGCGCTCGAAGTGTCGCAAGAACGCCTCGCGGAGAAGCGGTTCTTCCAGTCACTCGGCATCCCGACCCCGCCGTTCGCGGGTATCGAGAGCGAAGACGACTACCGAACCGCGGTAATTGAGATCGGCCTGCCCGCGGTGCTAAAAACGCGCCGGTTCGGTTACGACGGCAAGGGCCAAGCCGTGATCCGCACGCCAGCGGACGCGGACGCCGCGTGGCAGCGCCTGGGAGGTCGGCCGTTGATCCTCGAAGGGTTCGTCCCGTTCGACCGCGAGCTGTCGATCATCGCCGTTCGCGGTCGCAACGGGCAGATCGTGACGTACCCGCTGATCGAGAACACGCACATCGACGGCATCCTGCACCGTTCGATCGCCCCGGCCCCGGACCTGGGCGAAGAACTGACCGAACGCGCCGCCGAGTTCGCGTCCCGCGTGCTGACGGAACTGGAATACGTCGGCGTGCTGACGATCGAGTGGTTCCAGGACGGCCCGCGGCTGCTCGCGAACGAGATGGCCCCGCGCGTCCACAATTCCGGCCACTGGACGATCGAGGGCGCGCTGACGAGCCAGTTCGAGAACCACGCCCGCGCCGTGGGCGGGCTGCCGCTCGGGCGCACGGACGCGGTCGGCTTCTCCGCGATGTACAACTTCATCGGCACCGTGCCGCAGGCCGCGGCGGTGCTGGCGAACCCCGACGCGCACCTGCACCTGTACGGCAAATCGTCGCGCCCCGGTCGGAAGGTGGGACACGTCACGCTGCGCGCCGGGAGCCGGAGCGAGCTGGAGGCGAAGTTACCAGAGTGGGACTCGCAGTTCGCACGCAC
- the zwf gene encoding glucose-6-phosphate dehydrogenase, whose protein sequence is MAQPLTVVIFGASGDLTWRKLIPALFNLAQKGKLPPEARIVGVARTPYSDDDYRKELEPKVKGILPGEQFDPAKWAEFATRIHYVTTDATQPGGCRALTDWFAANEKEPNGRRLYYFSMAPKYYPALSAGLAEAGLNKSDTGYRRLIIEKPFGTDRASAKKLNDELHRHWDENQLYRIDHYLGKDTVQNILVFRFANTLFEPLWNAQYIDHVQITVAEKVTVEGRGDYYDGSGVMRDMIQNHILQVLTLVAMEDPNRYTADNLRNEKMKVLSAVRVNTEAEAAKVLAVGQYDGYLDVKGVNPKSNTPTYAAVKLELDNRRWYGVPFYLRSGKGLRARYSEVMIQFKCPARLMFPLPPGETLQCNRLKMVLQPNESIQLNFQTKVPDVDGVSLRPHNLTFDYKKAYKDQALPEAYERLLLDAIQGDASLFMRADEIERAWEIMDPIIAAADHAAQQPEKYAVGSDGPSGANKLLDCWQPIG, encoded by the coding sequence ATGGCACAGCCGCTCACCGTCGTCATCTTCGGCGCCTCCGGCGACCTCACCTGGCGGAAACTGATCCCCGCACTGTTCAACCTGGCCCAGAAGGGCAAGCTGCCGCCCGAGGCCCGGATCGTCGGCGTGGCCCGCACCCCGTATTCGGACGACGACTACCGCAAGGAACTCGAGCCCAAGGTGAAGGGCATCCTGCCGGGCGAGCAGTTCGACCCGGCCAAGTGGGCCGAGTTCGCCACCCGCATTCATTACGTCACCACCGACGCGACCCAGCCCGGCGGGTGCCGGGCGCTGACCGACTGGTTCGCGGCCAACGAGAAGGAGCCCAACGGGCGCCGGCTGTACTACTTCTCGATGGCGCCCAAGTACTACCCGGCCCTCAGTGCCGGGCTGGCCGAGGCCGGGCTGAACAAGAGCGACACCGGCTACCGCCGGCTGATCATCGAGAAGCCGTTCGGCACCGACCGCGCCAGCGCGAAGAAGCTCAACGACGAGTTGCACCGGCACTGGGACGAGAACCAGCTCTACCGCATCGACCACTACCTCGGTAAGGACACGGTCCAGAACATCCTCGTGTTCCGGTTCGCGAACACGCTGTTCGAGCCCCTGTGGAACGCGCAGTACATCGACCACGTGCAGATCACGGTGGCCGAGAAGGTCACGGTCGAGGGCCGCGGGGACTACTACGACGGCAGCGGGGTGATGCGGGACATGATCCAGAACCACATCCTCCAGGTGCTCACCCTGGTCGCGATGGAGGACCCGAACCGGTACACCGCCGACAACCTGCGCAACGAGAAGATGAAGGTGCTCTCGGCCGTGCGGGTTAACACGGAGGCCGAGGCCGCGAAGGTGCTGGCGGTGGGTCAGTACGACGGCTACCTGGACGTGAAGGGCGTGAACCCGAAGTCGAACACGCCGACCTACGCGGCCGTGAAACTGGAACTCGACAACCGGCGGTGGTACGGGGTGCCGTTCTACCTGCGGAGCGGCAAGGGGCTGCGGGCGCGGTACAGCGAGGTGATGATCCAGTTCAAGTGCCCGGCCCGGCTCATGTTCCCGCTCCCGCCCGGCGAGACGCTCCAGTGCAACCGGCTGAAGATGGTGCTCCAGCCGAACGAGTCGATCCAGCTCAACTTCCAGACCAAGGTGCCCGACGTGGACGGGGTGTCGCTCCGGCCGCACAACCTCACGTTCGATTACAAGAAGGCGTACAAGGACCAGGCGCTGCCGGAGGCCTACGAGCGGCTCCTGCTCGACGCGATCCAGGGGGACGCGTCGCTGTTCATGCGGGCGGACGAGATCGAGCGGGCGTGGGAGATCATGGACCCGATCATCGCCGCGGCGGACCACGCGGCCCAGCAGCCGGAGAAGTACGCGGTCGGCTCGGACGGCCCGAGCGGCGCGAACAAGTTGCTCGACTGCTGGCAGCCGATCGGGTGA